One stretch of Vespula vulgaris chromosome 20, iyVesVulg1.1, whole genome shotgun sequence DNA includes these proteins:
- the LOC127070957 gene encoding 60S ribosomal protein L6-like — MSDTKTKSPEKTAPAATISAKKKGTKKSKPRNYDLGNGVYRFSRSRMYHKKAIYKFLDKKTPKIVKLKKPLTSEKEIGGDKNGEKRVVLLKKRRANYPTADPIAKKHAKKCFHEHRRYLRPSLVPGTICILLAGSHKGKRVVFLKQLKTGLLLVTGPFLINGCPLRRINQNYVIATSTRIDLSGLKLPEHINDEYFKRKREKRLKKEEGDIFSKKMDEYKPSDQRKLDQKTLDKFIIEKIKKNPDKKLLFTYLSAMFGLRSSQYPHRLKF; from the exons ATGTCggatacaaaaacaaaatcacCGGAAAAAACTGCGCCAGCAGCTACAATTTCGGCCAAGAAGAAAGGTACGAAGAAATCTAAGCCAAGAAATTATGATCTAGGAAATGGTGTTTATAGATTTAGCCGTTCACGCATGTACCACAAAAAGgctatttataaatttttagataaaaaaacacCTAAAATC GTAAAACTTAAAAAACCATTGACtagcgaaaaagaaataggtgGTGATAAGAATGGAGAAAAACGAGTTGttctattaaagaaaagaagggctAATTATCCTACAGCAGATCCTATTGCAAAAAAACATGCCAAGAAATGCTTCCATGAACACCGTCGATACTTAAGACCTTCTTTAGTTCCAGGAACTATTTGTATTTTGTTAGCTGGATCTCACAAAGGGAAACGTGTTGTTTTCTTGAAACAATTGAAAACAGGATTATTATTAGTTACAG gTCCATTCCTGATCAATGGTTGCCCACTGCGAAGAATAAATCAGAACTATGTCATAGCAACTTCTACACGCATTGATCTTTCTGGACTGAAATTACCAGAACACATAAATgatgaatatttcaaaaggAAACGTGAGAAACGgttaaagaaagaggagggtgATATCTTCAGTAAAAAGATGGATGAATACAAGCCAAGCGATCAAAGAAAATTGGATCAGAAAACTTTAgacaaatttataatagaaaaaattaaaaagaatccaGACAAGAAACTATTGTTCACCTATCTATCAGCTATGTTTGGTTTACGAAGCAGTCAATATCCCCACAgattaaaattctaa